The Verrucomicrobiia bacterium genome contains a region encoding:
- a CDS encoding tagatose 1,6-diphosphate aldolase has protein sequence MNWTPGKLNGMKALADSRGVIAAAAMDQRGSLKKAIAKEKGVSADRITNEMMAEFKSAVTRILTPYASAILLDPEYGLPAMKQRAQGKGVLLAYEQSGYDNTRPGRIPDLLIDWTVRKLKEAGADAVKLLIYYTPFDDAKVNAEKHSFVERIGAECALYDIPYFLEFVGYDPKGGDEKSVEYARQKPEIVTESIAEFSKPEYKVDVLKVEIPVALEFVEGTRAFKGTKAYSKSEAMEHYKKAAKAAKKPFIYLSAGVSNAQFLESLELAAEAQIDFNGVLCGRATWKEGIPVYAKQGLKALEDWLADVGVKNIRALNERLKAAAPWFKKFGASSIDELEKHAEPAIIG, from the coding sequence ATGAACTGGACGCCGGGAAAACTGAACGGTATGAAAGCACTGGCCGATTCCCGCGGGGTGATTGCCGCCGCGGCGATGGATCAGCGCGGCTCGTTAAAGAAAGCGATTGCCAAGGAAAAAGGAGTTTCGGCCGACCGGATTACAAATGAAATGATGGCCGAGTTCAAATCGGCGGTTACCCGGATTCTGACCCCTTACGCCTCCGCCATCCTGCTCGACCCCGAATACGGCCTGCCGGCGATGAAACAAAGGGCCCAAGGCAAAGGTGTGCTTCTTGCTTACGAACAATCCGGCTACGACAATACCCGCCCGGGAAGAATCCCCGATTTGCTGATTGACTGGACCGTGCGGAAGCTGAAGGAAGCCGGTGCCGACGCCGTGAAGCTCCTGATTTATTACACCCCTTTTGACGATGCCAAGGTGAACGCCGAAAAGCATTCCTTTGTTGAGCGCATCGGCGCCGAGTGCGCGCTTTATGACATCCCCTATTTCCTCGAGTTTGTGGGCTACGACCCCAAGGGTGGGGATGAAAAATCGGTCGAATATGCCAGGCAAAAACCGGAAATCGTGACCGAGAGCATCGCCGAGTTTTCCAAGCCGGAGTACAAAGTGGACGTTCTGAAAGTCGAAATCCCCGTCGCCTTGGAATTTGTCGAGGGAACCAGGGCTTTCAAGGGAACCAAGGCGTATTCAAAATCAGAGGCGATGGAGCATTACAAAAAGGCCGCCAAAGCCGCCAAAAAACCGTTCATCTACTTGAGCGCCGGTGTTTCCAACGCCCAATTTCTCGAAAGCTTGGAACTGGCCGCCGAGGCACAAATCGACTTCAACGGCGTTTTGTGCGGCCGCGCCACCTGGAAGGAAGGAATTCCGGTTTACGCCAAGCAGGGGCTGAAGGCGCTCGAGGATTGGCTGGCGGACGTCGGCGTCAAAAACATCCGGGCCCTGAACGAGCGGCTTAAAGCCGCCGCCCCCTGGTTCAAAAAATTCGGCGCCTCCTCGATTGACGAATTGGAAAAGCACGCCGAGCCGGCCATCATCGGCTGA
- a CDS encoding iron-sulfur cluster assembly accessory protein, which translates to MVTLTPTAGEAVRGIIEQEKLPQTTALRLGVTTEGCEGSGTKFRYVLDFDATPAKENDSVFESEGMKILVDNDSLPHLSGLQLDARKQMGGVQFVFRNPQAKHSCGCGHSFSEEAPESH; encoded by the coding sequence ATGGTAACGTTAACGCCAACGGCCGGCGAGGCCGTGCGGGGAATAATCGAGCAGGAAAAACTGCCCCAGACGACCGCTTTGCGGCTGGGGGTTACCACGGAAGGGTGCGAAGGGAGCGGGACGAAGTTCCGCTACGTTCTGGATTTCGACGCAACGCCCGCCAAGGAAAACGACTCGGTTTTCGAATCCGAGGGGATGAAAATTTTGGTGGACAACGACAGCTTGCCTCATCTTTCCGGGTTGCAGCTCGATGCGCGGAAGCAGATGGGCGGGGTGCAGTTCGTTTTCCGCAACCCGCAGGCGAAGCACAGCTGCGGCTGCGGGCACTCCTTTTCCGAGGAAGCGCCGGAGTCGCATTAA
- the sufC gene encoding Fe-S cluster assembly ATPase SufC, whose amino-acid sequence MLKIKNLRVAVGGKEILKGINLSVKAGEVHAVMGPNGSGKSTLAQVLAGHPSYQVLEGEVLYQGKDLLEMAPEDRAKEGVFMAFQYPVEIPGVSNAYFLRSAYNEIRKHRGEEELDAMEFLKLLRRKMKVMHMDESLINRPVNEGFSGGEKKKNEIFQMAVLEPKLAILDETDSGLDIDALKVVAEGVNNLRKPENATVLITHYQRLLNYITPDFVHVLVGGKIVRSGGKELALELEDKGYDWVREKDAALAGA is encoded by the coding sequence ATGTTGAAGATAAAGAATTTGAGAGTGGCGGTGGGAGGGAAGGAAATACTGAAGGGGATTAATCTTTCCGTAAAAGCCGGGGAGGTGCATGCCGTGATGGGGCCGAACGGCTCAGGCAAAAGCACTTTGGCGCAGGTTTTGGCCGGGCACCCCTCTTATCAAGTGCTCGAAGGGGAAGTTCTCTACCAGGGGAAAGACCTTCTTGAAATGGCGCCGGAAGACCGGGCCAAGGAAGGGGTTTTTATGGCCTTCCAATATCCCGTTGAGATTCCCGGCGTTTCCAACGCTTATTTTTTGCGCTCGGCCTACAACGAAATCCGCAAGCACAGGGGCGAAGAGGAGCTGGACGCGATGGAGTTTTTGAAGCTTCTGCGCCGGAAGATGAAAGTGATGCACATGGATGAGTCGTTAATCAACCGGCCGGTGAATGAAGGGTTTTCGGGCGGGGAGAAGAAGAAAAACGAAATTTTCCAGATGGCGGTTCTGGAGCCGAAGCTGGCGATTCTGGACGAGACCGATTCCGGGCTGGACATCGACGCCTTGAAGGTGGTCGCCGAAGGCGTCAACAACCTCCGCAAGCCGGAGAACGCCACCGTTTTAATCACCCATTATCAAAGATTGTTGAACTACATCACGCCGGATTTTGTGCACGTTCTGGTCGGCGGGAAAATCGTCCGCTCCGGCGGCAAGGAACTGGCCTTGGAACTGGAAGACAAAGGGTATGACTGGGTGCGGGAGAAGGACGCCGCTTTGGCGGGAGCATAG
- the sufD gene encoding Fe-S cluster assembly protein SufD, translated as MSTTLVSPNLTAPEKAHYVADFELFNKNGASAAPAWVRKLRQEAFARFVEMNFPTMKDEEWKYTSVLPIVKLPFRLASKFPSGLSKAEIEAHFFGQAGWPRLVFVNGIFSKELSAVSGLPRGVLVKNLASALAENAELVEAHLGKYASPDANIFTALGTAFLEEGAFVYLPAGTVLERPIHLLFISTAEKEVTVAHPRILIVAETGSRGAIIENYLGKSNQPYFTNVVTEIVVGENASLEHYKLQREDGHGFHIAATEVYQKRASHYSGFTLDAGAQLGRNTHRVVLDGEEVECHLNGLYIAGGKQHIDNHTAIDHRRPNGKSFEVYKGIVDGRARAVYNGKVFVRQPAQKTDSKQTNRNLLLSDLARVDTKPQLEIFADDVKCTHGATVGQLDETAIFYLTARGISRANAQRLLTFGFANDVINRIKLEPMRAELEAELLARIESGSNTI; from the coding sequence ATGAGCACGACATTGGTTTCTCCCAATCTCACAGCGCCGGAAAAGGCGCACTACGTGGCGGATTTTGAGCTTTTCAACAAAAACGGAGCATCGGCGGCTCCGGCGTGGGTGCGGAAGCTTCGGCAGGAGGCATTCGCCCGCTTTGTGGAGATGAATTTTCCCACGATGAAGGACGAGGAGTGGAAGTACACGAGCGTTTTGCCGATTGTGAAGCTGCCCTTCCGGCTGGCCTCCAAATTTCCAAGCGGGCTTTCCAAAGCTGAAATCGAAGCCCACTTTTTCGGGCAGGCGGGCTGGCCGCGCTTGGTTTTCGTCAACGGAATTTTTTCCAAAGAGCTTTCCGCCGTCTCCGGATTACCGAGGGGCGTTTTGGTCAAAAATCTGGCTTCCGCGCTTGCGGAAAATGCGGAGTTGGTGGAGGCGCACCTCGGGAAATACGCCTCGCCGGATGCCAACATTTTCACGGCGCTCGGAACGGCGTTTCTGGAAGAAGGGGCGTTCGTTTATCTCCCTGCCGGCACAGTTCTGGAGAGACCCATTCACCTTCTTTTCATATCCACGGCAGAAAAAGAGGTCACCGTGGCGCACCCGCGCATCCTCATCGTCGCCGAAACGGGGAGTCGCGGCGCAATAATCGAAAATTATCTTGGCAAATCGAACCAGCCGTATTTCACGAACGTGGTCACGGAAATCGTAGTCGGGGAGAATGCTTCTCTCGAGCATTACAAACTGCAGCGGGAGGATGGGCACGGGTTTCACATCGCGGCCACGGAGGTTTATCAAAAGCGGGCCAGCCATTATTCCGGATTCACGCTGGATGCCGGGGCGCAACTGGGGCGGAACACCCATCGCGTAGTTTTGGATGGAGAAGAAGTGGAGTGCCATTTGAACGGGCTTTACATCGCCGGCGGCAAACAGCATATCGACAACCATACCGCCATCGACCACCGGCGGCCGAACGGCAAAAGCTTTGAAGTTTACAAGGGGATTGTGGACGGGCGGGCGCGGGCCGTTTACAACGGCAAAGTATTCGTCCGGCAACCGGCGCAGAAGACCGATTCCAAACAGACCAACCGGAATCTTTTGCTCTCCGATTTGGCGCGAGTGGATACCAAGCCGCAGCTGGAAATTTTTGCCGACGACGTCAAGTGCACGCACGGGGCGACGGTGGGGCAATTGGACGAAACGGCAATTTTCTATCTGACTGCGCGGGGGATCAGCCGGGCCAATGCCCAAAGGCTTTTGACCTTCGGGTTCGCCAACGACGTCATCAACCGCATAAAACTGGAACCGATGCGCGCCGAGCTGGAAGCGGAACTTTTGGCCCGGATAGAAAGCGGCTCCAACACAATATAG
- a CDS encoding cysteine desulfurase, with protein MTPEVKAGKRFHLDVEKIRKDFPALHQKVYGKPLVYLDNAATSQKPQTVIDTVSRYYTIENSNIHRGVHYLSERATKAYEDARTKVKEFINAREVREIVFCRSTTEGVNLVAQSFARGLLKPGDEILITAMEHHSNIVPWQILCEQTGAVLRVAPINDAGELVLPEFEKLLTSKTKLVSVAHISNALGTINPVEQIIETAHRRSVPVVLDGAQAVPHLKVDVQNLDCDFYLFSGHKMFGPTGIGVVYGKAHLLEAMPPYQGGGDMILSVTFEKTTYNVIPHKFEAGTPNIAGAIGLGATVEYLAGIGMENIAGYEQELLEYGTEKLSAVPGLRLVGTAKKKASILSFVMGGIHPHDIGTILDREGIAVRTGHHCAQPVMQRFGVPATVRASLAFYNTKEEIDALVAGLLEVRKVFG; from the coding sequence ATGACCCCCGAAGTAAAAGCCGGGAAGCGATTTCATCTTGATGTAGAGAAAATCCGCAAGGATTTTCCGGCTTTGCACCAAAAGGTGTACGGCAAGCCGCTGGTCTATTTGGACAACGCCGCCACCAGCCAGAAGCCGCAGACGGTCATCGACACAGTTTCCCGCTACTACACCATCGAGAATTCCAACATCCATCGCGGGGTGCATTATTTAAGCGAACGGGCGACCAAGGCGTACGAAGATGCACGTACAAAAGTAAAGGAATTCATCAACGCCCGCGAAGTGCGGGAAATCGTTTTCTGCCGCAGCACCACGGAGGGAGTCAATCTGGTGGCGCAGAGCTTTGCGCGGGGCCTTCTAAAGCCCGGCGATGAGATACTCATCACGGCAATGGAACACCATTCCAACATCGTGCCGTGGCAGATTTTATGCGAGCAAACCGGCGCCGTTTTGCGGGTGGCGCCCATCAACGATGCGGGGGAACTTGTGCTTCCAGAATTCGAGAAGCTTTTGACCTCGAAAACCAAGCTGGTTTCAGTCGCCCATATTTCCAATGCGCTGGGAACCATCAACCCGGTCGAGCAGATTATCGAGACAGCCCACCGGCGCAGCGTTCCGGTCGTCCTCGACGGCGCGCAGGCGGTGCCGCATCTCAAGGTGGACGTGCAGAATTTGGACTGCGATTTTTATCTTTTCTCCGGGCACAAGATGTTCGGGCCCACCGGCATCGGCGTGGTGTACGGCAAGGCGCATTTGCTTGAAGCCATGCCGCCGTATCAAGGGGGCGGGGATATGATTCTCTCGGTCACATTTGAAAAAACAACCTACAACGTGATTCCGCACAAGTTCGAAGCCGGGACGCCGAACATCGCCGGGGCCATCGGGCTGGGGGCGACTGTCGAATATCTGGCCGGCATCGGGATGGAGAACATCGCCGGATACGAACAGGAGCTTTTGGAATACGGGACGGAGAAACTTTCGGCCGTTCCGGGGTTGCGGCTGGTCGGCACGGCAAAGAAGAAAGCCAGCATTCTTTCGTTTGTGATGGGCGGAATTCACCCGCACGACATCGGCACGATTTTGGACCGCGAGGGGATCGCCGTGCGCACCGGGCACCACTGCGCCCAGCCGGTGATGCAGCGCTTCGGCGTGCCGGCCACGGTGCGGGCCTCGCTGGCTTTTTACAACACCAAAGAGGAAATCGACGCTTTGGTTGCCGGGCTTTTGGAAGTGCGAAAGGTTTTTGGATGA
- a CDS encoding SUF system Fe-S cluster assembly protein encodes MEKTPLTALPLEAQVIEAIQSCYDPEIPVNIYELGLIYDLKVSAEGEVEIKMTLTTPHCPVAGSLPGEVEERVRAVPGVKEVKLELVWEPPWDMSKMSEAAKLALGLL; translated from the coding sequence ATGGAAAAGACCCCCCTTACCGCGTTGCCGCTCGAAGCGCAGGTCATTGAGGCGATCCAGAGCTGTTACGACCCGGAAATTCCGGTCAATATCTACGAGCTGGGGCTGATTTACGATTTGAAAGTCAGCGCGGAAGGGGAAGTGGAAATAAAAATGACTTTGACCACACCGCACTGCCCGGTGGCGGGCTCGCTTCCCGGCGAAGTGGAGGAGCGGGTGCGCGCCGTGCCGGGGGTCAAGGAGGTCAAACTCGAACTCGTCTGGGAGCCGCCTTGGGATATGAGCAAAATGTCGGAGGCGGCCAAGCTGGCGTTGGGGCTTTTGTAA
- the sufB gene encoding Fe-S cluster assembly protein SufB: MAITDENIKLQNPAPEEGVEGLVGKEYKYGFYTDIEQDKAPKGLNEDIIRLISAKKEEPEFMLEWRLKAFSHWQKMAKEEGQPRWANIHYPEIDYQDIIYYAAPKKKPKLDSLDQVDPELLKTFEKLGIPLDEQKMLTGVAVDAVFDSVSVATTFKAKLAELGIIFCSFSEAVRNHPELVKKYLGTVVPPNDNFFAALNSAVFSDGSFCYVPKGVRCPMELSTYFRINAADTGQFERTLIIADEGAYVSYLEGCTAPMRDTNQLHAAVVELIALEGATVKYSTIQNWYAGDKEGKGGIFNFVTKRGKCLGKNSKISWTQVETGAAITWKYPSVILEGENSIGEFYSVAVTNNYQQADTGTKMIHFGKNTKSTIVSKGISAGHGNNTYRGLVKMQPRAKGSRNYTQCDSLLIGDKCSANTFPYIEVQNSSSSAEHEASTSRISEDQIFYCKQRGLNTENAISMVVNGFCKEVFRELPMEFAVEATKLLSVSLDGSVG, translated from the coding sequence ATGGCCATTACGGATGAAAATATAAAGCTCCAGAACCCGGCCCCGGAAGAAGGGGTTGAGGGACTGGTTGGCAAAGAATACAAGTACGGCTTCTACACCGACATCGAGCAGGATAAGGCCCCCAAGGGGCTGAATGAGGATATTATTCGCCTCATTTCGGCCAAGAAGGAGGAGCCGGAGTTTATGCTGGAATGGCGGCTGAAGGCGTTTTCCCACTGGCAAAAAATGGCCAAGGAGGAAGGCCAGCCGCGTTGGGCCAACATCCACTACCCGGAAATCGACTATCAGGATATCATCTACTATGCGGCGCCCAAAAAGAAGCCGAAACTGGACAGCTTGGATCAGGTGGACCCGGAGCTTTTGAAAACCTTTGAAAAGCTGGGAATTCCGCTCGACGAGCAGAAAATGCTCACCGGCGTGGCGGTGGATGCGGTTTTCGATTCCGTTTCGGTCGCCACGACCTTCAAGGCGAAGCTGGCCGAGTTGGGGATCATTTTCTGCTCGTTCTCCGAGGCGGTGCGGAACCATCCGGAACTGGTCAAAAAGTATCTGGGGACGGTGGTGCCGCCCAATGATAATTTCTTTGCCGCACTGAACTCGGCGGTGTTTTCGGACGGCTCCTTCTGCTATGTCCCCAAGGGGGTGCGCTGCCCGATGGAGCTTTCCACCTATTTCCGCATCAACGCCGCCGACACGGGGCAGTTTGAGCGGACTTTGATTATCGCAGACGAGGGGGCCTACGTTTCGTATCTGGAAGGATGCACGGCGCCGATGCGGGACACCAACCAACTGCATGCGGCGGTGGTCGAACTTATCGCCCTTGAAGGCGCCACGGTCAAATACTCCACCATCCAGAATTGGTATGCCGGGGACAAGGAAGGGAAGGGCGGAATCTTCAACTTCGTCACCAAGCGGGGAAAATGCCTGGGAAAAAACTCCAAAATCTCCTGGACGCAGGTGGAAACCGGCGCGGCGATTACCTGGAAGTATCCTTCGGTGATTCTGGAAGGGGAGAACTCCATCGGCGAATTTTACTCCGTCGCGGTCACCAACAACTACCAGCAGGCGGACACCGGCACGAAGATGATTCATTTCGGCAAAAACACCAAAAGCACCATCGTTTCAAAGGGGATTTCGGCCGGGCACGGGAACAACACCTACCGCGGGCTCGTCAAAATGCAGCCGCGGGCCAAGGGCTCGCGGAACTACACGCAATGCGATTCGCTTTTAATCGGTGATAAATGCAGCGCCAATACGTTCCCGTACATCGAGGTGCAGAACAGTTCCTCTTCCGCCGAGCATGAGGCCTCCACCTCGCGCATCAGCGAAGACCAGATTTTTTACTGCAAGCAGCGGGGGTTGAACACGGAGAACGCCATTTCGATGGTGGTGAACGGTTTCTGCAAGGAGGTTTTTCGGGAATTGCCGATGGAGTTTGCCGTGGAAGCAACGAAGCTTTTGTCGGTCAGTTTGGATGGGAGCGTGGGTTAA
- the rodA gene encoding rod shape-determining protein RodA, which produces MRAVKTVILEFWNEVDRRLWAIGLLLSLSGVALIYSSTHMSPNPLEQDLYLKQLFWIALGLVAFWVVYALPFRFFEAFAYLFYIVAILALIGVFFLGSTRLGATRWYDLGFLNLQPSELAKIATVFALARFLAYSSKYETNIPKRLLPALFLALLPMLLILRQPDLGTSLVFFAIFLAMLFWSSIPAIYLFFIISPALSLLAALHWISWGLFFLLLLAVLYLVRPGGFFSTATVTVNLLAGMIMPLVWNRLHDYQKLRILIFLDPNRDPRGAGYQIIQSKIAVGSGGLLGKGYMGGTQTKLAFLPEQHTDFIFSVVGEEFGFLGVLVLIALFGYLIHRGIDYAQKARNSFASFTALGITAVLVFQVLVNIGMTIGLMPVTGLPLPLVSYGGTSMITSWIMLGVLAGIGRRRYEY; this is translated from the coding sequence ATGCGCGCCGTAAAAACCGTAATCCTTGAGTTCTGGAACGAAGTGGACCGCCGGCTCTGGGCCATCGGGCTTCTCCTTTCCCTCTCCGGCGTCGCCTTGATTTACAGTTCCACCCACATGTCCCCCAACCCGCTGGAGCAGGATCTCTATTTGAAACAGTTGTTCTGGATCGCCTTGGGGCTGGTCGCTTTCTGGGTTGTGTACGCCCTGCCCTTCCGATTTTTTGAGGCTTTCGCCTACCTTTTTTACATCGTCGCCATCCTCGCCCTCATCGGCGTTTTCTTTCTCGGCTCCACCCGCTTGGGAGCCACCCGTTGGTACGATCTGGGATTTTTGAACCTGCAGCCCTCGGAACTGGCCAAAATTGCCACCGTATTCGCTTTGGCCCGCTTTCTGGCCTATTCCTCCAAGTACGAAACGAACATCCCCAAGCGGCTCCTGCCGGCCCTTTTTCTGGCCCTGTTGCCGATGCTTTTGATTCTGCGCCAGCCTGATTTGGGCACCTCGCTTGTCTTTTTCGCCATTTTTCTGGCCATGCTTTTTTGGTCCTCCATCCCGGCAATCTACCTGTTTTTCATCATCTCCCCCGCTTTGAGTCTTTTGGCCGCCCTGCACTGGATTTCCTGGGGGCTTTTTTTCCTTTTGCTTTTGGCCGTCCTGTATCTCGTCCGCCCCGGCGGCTTTTTCTCCACCGCCACGGTGACCGTGAATCTTTTGGCCGGCATGATTATGCCTTTGGTCTGGAACCGGCTGCACGATTATCAAAAGCTGCGCATCCTGATTTTTTTGGACCCCAACCGGGATCCCCGCGGCGCCGGGTATCAAATCATCCAGTCCAAAATTGCCGTCGGCTCCGGCGGACTTTTGGGGAAGGGGTACATGGGGGGGACGCAGACCAAGCTTGCCTTTCTGCCCGAACAGCATACCGATTTCATTTTCTCCGTAGTGGGGGAGGAGTTCGGCTTTCTGGGGGTTTTGGTGCTGATCGCCCTTTTCGGCTACCTGATTCACCGCGGGATTGACTACGCCCAGAAAGCCCGCAACAGCTTCGCCAGCTTCACCGCCTTGGGCATCACCGCCGTTTTGGTTTTTCAGGTTCTGGTGAATATCGGGATGACCATCGGTTTGATGCCCGTCACGGGCCTCCCCCTTCCCCTCGTTTCCTACGGCGGCACCTCGATGATAACCTCCTGGATTATGCTCGGGGTATTGGCCGGCATCGGCCGTCGCCGGTACGAATACTGA
- the mrdA gene encoding penicillin-binding protein 2, producing the protein MNEFSRRNKNAILLAVLALLAGALVIRLFFLQIVFHPYYRRMADVNRLRLIPIPAPRGAIYDRHGRKIVANRPAYSVSILPYEVRDLELTIQKLAPLIGLTEAELDAAIKRERTSRYEPIKVKKDVDFATVAQLEELNEDLPGVIYQAEQARDYPPNNWGSHLVGYISEISEQELLQLASKGYRQGGYIGKRGIEKQYDQLLRGSDGVLYLEVTAQGKVLGEVPDKPPLHPISGSDMVIAIDMDVQAAAESALANFCCAGAVALDPANGEILAFVSKPVYNTAGLSVGITYEEWNRIVEDPNHPLLNRVIQSQYPPGSTAKLLTAGAALEDGLVKPQTHMPTPCRGGYQFGTRFFRCWKPEGHGSLNLIGAIEQSCDVYFYQLGQKLGINKWAEYGKKCGFGKRTGIDLPDEARGLVPNTDWYDRRLGKGKWSQGVMLNLSIGQGEYLTTPLQLANFYAALGNGGVLWKPHLLKKVQDQTGVQEYRPEIVERLPFSQETLEILRKSMVEVVHGQRGTAHRSQVEGIKVAGKTGTAENPHGEPHAWFACFAPAENPVIAIAVLVENAGHGSDIAAPVAQQMLQAYLLKRKPTGPLVSPADSATFEYSD; encoded by the coding sequence TTGAACGAATTTTCCCGGAGGAACAAAAATGCAATCCTTTTGGCCGTTTTGGCCCTTCTGGCCGGCGCCCTGGTGATCCGGCTTTTCTTTCTGCAAATTGTCTTTCACCCCTACTACCGGCGGATGGCGGACGTCAACCGGCTGCGCCTGATCCCCATTCCCGCCCCCCGCGGCGCGATCTACGACCGGCACGGGCGAAAAATCGTGGCCAACCGCCCCGCCTATTCCGTGTCGATCCTGCCGTACGAGGTGCGCGACCTGGAACTGACCATCCAAAAACTGGCCCCTTTGATCGGCCTCACCGAAGCGGAACTGGATGCGGCGATAAAGCGGGAGCGCACCAGCCGCTACGAGCCGATCAAGGTGAAAAAAGATGTCGATTTCGCCACCGTTGCGCAACTGGAGGAACTGAACGAGGACCTTCCGGGGGTCATTTATCAAGCGGAGCAGGCCCGCGACTACCCCCCCAACAACTGGGGCAGCCATCTGGTCGGCTACATTTCCGAAATCTCGGAACAGGAGCTTTTGCAGCTTGCCTCCAAGGGATACCGGCAGGGGGGCTACATCGGCAAGCGGGGGATTGAAAAACAGTACGATCAGCTTTTGCGCGGCTCGGACGGCGTCTTGTACCTCGAAGTCACCGCCCAGGGAAAGGTTTTGGGGGAAGTGCCGGACAAGCCCCCGCTCCACCCCATCTCCGGCAGCGACATGGTCATCGCCATCGATATGGATGTGCAGGCGGCCGCCGAATCCGCGCTGGCTAACTTTTGCTGTGCCGGCGCCGTGGCGCTGGATCCGGCCAACGGGGAAATTCTGGCTTTCGTTTCAAAACCGGTCTACAACACGGCCGGGCTTTCCGTCGGGATTACCTACGAGGAGTGGAACCGGATTGTGGAGGATCCCAATCACCCCCTTCTTAACCGGGTGATTCAATCGCAATACCCTCCCGGCTCCACGGCCAAGCTGTTGACCGCCGGCGCGGCCTTGGAGGATGGCTTGGTGAAACCTCAAACCCATATGCCGACTCCCTGTCGCGGCGGCTATCAATTCGGCACCCGTTTTTTCCGCTGCTGGAAGCCGGAGGGGCACGGCAGCTTGAACCTTATCGGCGCCATCGAGCAATCCTGCGATGTTTACTTCTACCAACTCGGCCAGAAACTCGGTATCAACAAATGGGCGGAGTACGGCAAAAAATGCGGCTTCGGCAAACGCACCGGAATCGATCTGCCCGACGAGGCGCGCGGGCTGGTGCCGAACACCGACTGGTATGACCGCCGGCTGGGAAAGGGGAAATGGTCGCAGGGGGTCATGCTTAATTTGTCCATCGGGCAGGGGGAGTATCTGACCACCCCGCTCCAACTGGCGAATTTCTACGCCGCTTTGGGAAACGGCGGCGTTTTGTGGAAACCCCATCTGTTGAAGAAAGTGCAGGATCAAACCGGCGTGCAGGAATACCGGCCGGAAATCGTCGAGCGGCTTCCTTTTTCGCAGGAAACGCTTGAAATTCTAAGAAAGTCGATGGTCGAGGTGGTCCACGGCCAGCGGGGCACGGCCCACCGCTCGCAGGTGGAGGGGATCAAAGTCGCCGGCAAAACCGGCACGGCGGAAAACCCCCACGGCGAGCCCCACGCCTGGTTTGCCTGCTTCGCCCCGGCGGAAAATCCAGTCATCGCCATTGCCGTCTTGGTCGAGAATGCGGGCCATGGTAGCGATATTGCGGCGCCGGTGGCCCAGCAGATGCTGCAGGCCTACCTGTTGAAAAGAAAGCCGACCGGCCCGCTGGTCAGCCCGGCCGATTCCGCCACCTTCGAGTATTCCGACTGA
- a CDS encoding SUF system NifU family Fe-S cluster assembly protein: MISEIGELYQEVIIDHSKRPRNFRVLEKADRQAEGYNPLCGDRLVLYLKMNGDTIADVSFQGSGCAISTASASIMTSELKGKTVEEAEEIFEKFHQMVTGTPNENWEEQLGKLAAFSGVSQFPVRVKCASLCWHTLKAALEEKKETVSTE; this comes from the coding sequence ATGATTTCGGAAATCGGCGAACTGTATCAGGAGGTCATCATCGACCACAGCAAACGTCCGCGCAACTTCCGGGTTTTGGAAAAAGCGGACCGGCAAGCGGAGGGATACAACCCGCTCTGCGGCGACCGGCTCGTGCTTTATTTGAAGATGAATGGCGACACGATTGCCGACGTCAGCTTTCAGGGCTCCGGCTGCGCCATTTCGACCGCCTCGGCCTCGATTATGACCTCCGAACTCAAAGGGAAAACGGTGGAGGAAGCGGAGGAGATTTTTGAAAAGTTTCACCAGATGGTTACCGGGACGCCAAACGAGAATTGGGAAGAACAACTGGGAAAGCTGGCCGCTTTTTCGGGCGTGTCGCAGTTTCCGGTGCGGGTCAAGTGCGCCAGCTTGTGCTGGCATACTTTGAAAGCCGCTTTGGAAGAGAAGAAGGAAACTGTTTCTACTGAATAG
- the mreD gene encoding rod shape-determining protein MreD, producing the protein MKAFISGLLAVVLYESLLRSWLAVGGAHPDIGLVLTAYFALTRGSVEGLFFGFVSGLLTDVLHPSLLGWGTLLRLTLGYWLGGFKDNLFLENFYSKGIIAGLSVVIYELGYHLADTGFSPTATLYILGRYSLLGAVYSMLLAFVLFYLAGRTRKKEPEFTL; encoded by the coding sequence GTGAAGGCCTTCATTTCCGGCCTCTTGGCCGTGGTTTTGTACGAATCCCTCCTCCGGTCCTGGCTCGCGGTGGGGGGCGCCCACCCGGATATCGGCCTTGTTTTGACCGCCTACTTCGCCTTGACGCGGGGTTCCGTGGAGGGGCTTTTCTTCGGTTTCGTCTCCGGGCTTCTGACCGACGTGCTCCATCCCTCACTTTTGGGATGGGGAACCCTTTTGCGGCTGACGCTGGGTTACTGGCTGGGGGGATTCAAGGATAATCTTTTCTTGGAAAACTTCTACTCCAAGGGGATCATCGCCGGCCTCTCCGTGGTGATTTACGAACTGGGGTACCACCTCGCGGATACCGGTTTTTCCCCCACCGCGACGCTGTATATCCTGGGGCGCTACTCCCTTTTGGGCGCCGTTTATTCCATGCTTTTGGCTTTTGTTCTTTTCTACCTGGCCGGGCGTACAAGGAAAAAAGAGCCGGAGTTTACCCTTTGA